A genomic stretch from Fusarium musae strain F31 chromosome 9, whole genome shotgun sequence includes:
- a CDS encoding hypothetical protein (EggNog:ENOG41) — MSRKRKQEEEEELVSLPEDDDGEEEEEYVSTADEEEQSEEDEDAEEEEEDEEDEEADAQAEPPVKKRKTAEADTKETNGDAEEEEEEEEEGDDDAEAEGDEEDAEGDEDTADVSAPAKDGVKTAEAPAAATETPEPKAVTAGGDE, encoded by the exons CGCAAGAGAAagcaagaggaggaggaggagcttgtctCCCTCcctgaagacgatgatggtgaggaggaggaaga GTACGTCTCCACcgcagacgaagaagagcaaagcgaagaggacgaggatgctgaggaggaggaggaagatgaggaagacgaagaagctgaCGCACAGG CCGAGCCTCCTGTaaagaagcgcaagacaGCCGAGGCAGACACCAAAGAAACCAATGGCGacgccgaggaggaagaggaagaggaggaagaaggcgacgatgacgctgaagctgaaggcgacgaggaggacgCCGAGGGCGATGAAGACACTGCTGATGTGTCCGCTCCAGCCAAGGACGGCGTCAAGACTGCTGAGgcgcctgctgctgctactgaGACCCCAGAGCCCAAGGCGGTTACAGCTGGTGGTGACGAGTAA
- a CDS encoding hypothetical protein (EggNog:ENOG41), whose protein sequence is MPREEYQVPTANAGQRGGTRDDHQVRHVMSYICGDCGGSVTLGKDATVACPHCAGRVLYKERTKRMVQFEAR, encoded by the exons ATGCCCCGCGAAGAATACCAAGTCCCCACCGCCAACGCCGGCCAGCGCGGCGGCACCCGCGACGACCACCAAGTCCGTCACGTCATGTCTTATATCTGCGGCGACTGCGGCGGCAGCGTCACCCTCGGAAAGGATGCCACCGTCGCGTGCCCTCACTGCGCAGGCCGTGTTCTCTACAAGGAACGCACGAAGCG AATGGTTCAGTTCGAGGCCCGATAG
- a CDS encoding hypothetical protein (BUSCO:EOG09263QH4), with protein sequence MASASTEEASKASSPPVAIVVVGMAGSGKTTFMRRINAHLHQNDQPPYVINLDPAVLSVPFESNIDIRDSVNYEEVMKQYNLGPNGGILTSLNLFATKVDQVVNLLEKRTQPDPEKPDRKPIDRILVDTPGQIEVFVWSASGTILLESLASSFPTVIAYVIDTPRTASTSTFMSNMLYACSILYKTKLPMILVFNKTDVKDAAFAKEWMTDFEAFQEALRKDEESDELGGAEGGGHGGSGYMGSLLNSMSLMLEEFYAHLSVVGVSSRLGTGVDEFFEAVEEKKQEFLRDYLPELEKKRAEREEAKKAAREKELDKMMKGMSVGGLPVAQKEEDEVDVASDDDDDTDSDEEAQKQSLQDRYSAAMDDNEDSVMKDASFAKYLYNQQKQQ encoded by the exons ATGGCATCTGCCTCCACAGAAGAAGCCTCCAAGGCATCTTCGCCTCCCGTCGCTATTGTCGTGGTCGGCATGGCAG GATCTGGAAAGACTACTTTCATGCGACGTATCAACGCTCACCTCCACCAGAATGATCAACCTCCATatgtcatcaacctcgatcCCGCTGTGTTGTCAGTCCCATTCGAGTCCAACATCGATATTCGAGACTCGGTCAACTATGAGGAGGTCATGAAGCAGTACAACCTTGGACCCAACGGTGGAATTCTCACCTCGCTCAACCTCTTCGCTACAAAGGTCGATCAGGTCGTCAACCTCCTCGAGAAGCGCACCCAGCCCGATCCCGAGAAGCCCGATCGCAAGCCCATCGATAGAATTCTAGTCGACACGCCCGGTCAGATCGAAGTTTTTGTATGGTCAGCCTCTGGAACCATTCTTCTCGAGTCGCTTGCGTCTTCTTTCCCTACAGTCATCGCCTACGTTATTGATACCCCACGAACTGCCTCCACTTCGACATTCATGTCCAACATGCTCTACGCATGCTCCATTCTCTACAAGACCAAGCTTCCCATGattctcgtcttcaacaagACCGATGTCAAGGATGCGGCGTTTGCTAAGGAGTGGATGACCGACTTTGAGGCTTTCCAGGAAGCGCTACGGAAGGATGAGGAATCAGATGAGCTGGGTGGTGCAGAGGGTGGTGGCCACGGTGGAAGCGGATACATGGGCAGCCTGCTCAACTCGATGAGTCTTATGTTGGAGGAGTTTTACGCACATCTCAGTGTCGTCGGCGTGAGTTCTCGACTAGGTACTGGTGTGGATGAATTCTTCGAGgccgttgaggagaagaagcaagagTTTCTGCGCGACTACCTGccagagcttgagaagaagagggcagAGCGTGAGGAGGCAAAGAAGGCTGCACGAGAGAAGGAGCTGgacaagatgatgaagggcATGTCAGTCGGTGGTCTACCAGTCGCacagaaggaagaagacgaggtgGATGTTGCcagcgacgatgacgatgataccGACTCTGATGAAGAGGCCCAGAAGCAGAGTCTGCAAGATCGATACTCAGCTGCCATGGACGATAACGAGGACTCTGTCATGAAGGACGCAAGTTTCGCCAAGTATCTCTATAACCAACAGAAGCAGCAATAA
- a CDS encoding hypothetical protein (EggNog:ENOG41~BUSCO:EOG092646C6), which yields MAEHESQMPFIRNLASSDRKLRMSSLESLSTFLASRSSLSDVDAQKLWKGLFYALWMTDRPIPQQRLATDLANLLFTLKPACAIPWLRAFWAVVGAQWTGIDVYRLEKFLLLVRRVFASHVRLARERGWKDGDVEAIVAVLEEYPFEKEGDLRKSPVGIRLHALDIWVDELEREEALEQPEAEKFVKSVGDLVIALKTCPVKPVRARCVESYEDERLPWVKAASGDEMEEDEEWGGIDD from the exons ATGGCCGAGCACGAATCCCAAATGCCCTTCATTCGCAACCTCGCTTCAAGCG ATCGCAAACTTCGAATGTCCTCGTTAGAATCCCTTTCGACATTCCTCGCCTCGCGCTCAAGCCTCTCCGACGTCGACGCCCAGAAGCTATGGAAAGGCCTCTTCTACGCCCTATGGATGACCGACCGACCCATCCCCCAGCAACGTCTCGCCACAGATCTCGCCAACctcctcttcaccctcaagcCCGCCTGCGCCATCCCCTGGCTGCGCGCCTTCTGGGCCGTCGTCGGCGCCCAGTGGACTGGCATCGACGTCTACCGTCTTGAGaagttcctcctcctcgtccgTCGAGTTTTCGCTTCCCACGTGAGACTAGCCCGTGAGCGGGGCTGGAAGGACGGCGATGTAGAGGCTATTGTTGCTGTGCTGGAGGAGTACCCttttgagaaggagggtgaTCTGCGGAAGAGCCCTGTGGGTATCAGATTGCATGCGCTGGATATCtgggttgatgagttggagcGTGAGGAGGCGCTGGAGCAGCCCGAGGCTGAGAAGTTTGTCAAGAGCGTGGGTGATCTTGTTATTGCGCTCAAGACATGTCCTGTCAAGCCTGTGAGGGCGCGCTGCGTTGAGAGTTATGAGGACGAGAGATTGCCGTGGGTTAAGGCTGCcagtggtgatgagatggaggaggatgaggaatgGGGTGGCATTGACGATTAA
- a CDS encoding hypothetical protein (EggNog:ENOG41) produces MDRDKSSLAERPSQLIVKQSGRKPLFASNIPRGTDRNKENGQAQQNISRLGSSIQSNGFARSTNSDPDRRASVGSLGSRDSKLPTPGFSSSTRKRLSMTDAFRLAAKEIEDDSDGTQPVDASPSPAPRVWREKHEGEGNQMRQMLSHDHLDTKAPSRPFSRGSIASRIPEIKKTPDKTESPRRRNFYGKSRAGLSFTPREPTQESTTPAHAPPTTTVTGIRPDSRPGSAAGLRLGSHSLRQMPSKDDLTKQGRIPALVPGIEELYPSIEGPEAQNEAPGPASPEKSFAWQVDDDFTAGELQVSDSPRLRMGARPFANRIHFDEGSEVDINSRTRVAPPGARNTKLDEIRSREVKTGSDIPLEPPRPHNTKIDEIREREQKVEHQIPIPDRNAPRPRNTKLDDIRQREVNGLPRRSMASIKLEEIREHNAMSRSRSPEDRPRTSRGMLPEKKTTSELEPKEPSPRPRSAFEGAGVSIPDTPVTIFKSRRESAESDHPREDGDSKDETSRARPGLSHTRTDSRDLLRRLARAASSSPAPEPEPRQVVDSDKPALLPLEPKPDTASAIPQPSTSNGYRNRQHRSNRDFSPKPSVAFAGLSRTRSTESVKSKKSMNSEADPTDRIEAEASLFAPGDNHSEKGSMKAPSPEPDVDDDKNLDATPRPTKPDPLTMPTPKVTGAYVETPATVKVEKIEIKDKQEKPKREERPLRQRSASFRDKRTDRAMSGSDRDTASDPGTDDKLSTKTSSSGVRRRRTRSLSRRRGTLKNSAKLPTVKDDLKELQRTHHIDDSTLDDLEEVILGRKAPSQEVEALLDKLPENSDDDFDFDLELDTKLNTRTNQIDPQSNDNSDLDRMTRMNNTLKNSLFGIHTAARGIERLSDQVSTKNKAAENKATEEKSTELKAPKEEPTEKNLLDIAKSEPLPEKMATLHDNHGASTAFITHSDGNTVSYVSLPLPELFRRKPSFRFTGLGLFLFLLGLWYTLESSMCHAFCRPVSCSNPPCVWSVDDPTFGKAIPVKLDQWVTGGRGRTLAGQLMEEAVDWYADMKDVWYDREITDIDIHGLSFDKKRQHRRRLRKKGLLKRRVPTSEERARLEAWKRSQEEEQRQQAAREMGYEIRVDDDETVGGDTRVW; encoded by the coding sequence ATGGATCGCGACAAGAGCTCGCTGGCCGAGCGGCCCAGTCAGCTTATCGTGAAGCAGTCCGGAAGGAAACCTCTTTTCGCAAGCAACATCCCACGGGGAACCGACAGGAACAAAGAGAACGGTCAAGCGCAGCAGAACATTTCAAGGCTTGGGTCTAGTATACAGAGCAATGGGTTCGCGCGATCGACAAATTCGGATCCTGACAGGCGAGCGAGCGTCGGTAGTCTTGGATCGCGCGACAGCAAATTACCCACGCCAGGAttttcctcctccactcGAAAACGACTCTCCATGACCGATGCTTTCCGTCTCGCTGCGAAGGAAATCGAGGATGACAGCGATGGAACACAACCGGTTGATGCGTCGCCTAGTCCAGCACCTCGAGTTTGGCGCGAGAAACacgaaggagaaggaaaccAGATGCGGCAGATGTTGAGTCACGATCACCTGGACACAAAGGCACCGAGTCGCCCCTTTTCCCGAGGCTCAATTGCTTCGAGAATACCCGAGATAAAGAAAACGCCAGACAAGACCGAATCACCGCGACGACGGAACTTTTATGGCAAGTCCAGGGCAGGACTTTCCTTTACGCCTAGAGAGCCGACTCAGGAGAGTACTACGCCTGCGCATGCACCCCCAACTACGACCGTCACTGGGATTAGACCAGACAGTCGGCCTGGAAGTGCTGCTGGACTACGGCTAGGCTCACACTCGTTGAGACAAATGCCTTCAAAAGACGACCTAACGAAGCAAGGACGAATCCCGGCTCTAGTCCCTGGTATTGAGGAATTGTACCCGTCGATTGAGGGCCCAGAAGCTCAAAACGAGGCACCTGGCCCAGCATCCCCCGAAAAGAGTTTCGCATGGCAGGTGGACGACGACTTTACGGCTGGAGAGTTACAGGTTTCAGATAGTCCAAGGCTTCGCATGGGCGCGCGTCCGTTTGCAAATCGCATTCACTTCGATGAAGGGAGTGAAGTCGACATCAACTCACGGACGAGGGTGGCGCCGCCTGGGGCGAGGAAcaccaagcttgatgagattcGGTCACGGGAGGTCAAGACAGGGAGCGACATTCCTCTCGAGCCGCCGCGACCACATAATACAAAGATAGACGAGATCCGGGAGCGTGAGCAGAAGGTCGAGCACCAGATACCCATACCTGATCGAAacgcaccaagaccaagaaatACCAAATTGGACGACATACGGCAGCGGGAGGTTAACGGCTTGCCCAGGAGGTCAATGGCATCAATTAAGTTAGAAGAGATTCGTGAGCACAATGCAATGAGTCGCTCACGCTCCCCAGAAGATCGGCCCAGGACGAGCCGAGGGATGCTCCCAGAGAAAAAGACGACAAGTGAACTCGAACCGAAAGAGCCGTCGCCTCGACCTCGGTCTGCTTTTGAAGGGGCCGGTGTCAGTATCCCCGACACGCCTGTCACAATATTCAAGTCGCGACGCGAGAGCGCAGAGTCGGACCACCCCAGGGAGGATGGTGACTCAAAGGACGAGACAAGTCGTGCACGACCAGGTCTGTCGCACACACGTACGGATTCCCGAGACTTACTGCGACGCCTGGCGCGGGCTGCCAGTTCTAGTCCTGCGCCAGAACCTGAGCCGCGACAGGTGGTCGACAGTGACAAACCCGCTCTGTTGCCCCTGGAACCGAAGCCTGACACTGCTTCTGCAATTCCTCAACCTTCAACCAGCAATGGCTACAGAAATCGTCAACATCGCTCTAACAGAGATTTCAGTCCCAAACCTAGTGTCGCATTTGCTGGCCTCTCTCGAACTCGTTCAACGGAATCTGTTAAGAGTAAGAAATCCATGAATTCGGAGGCGGATCCCACGGACCGCATTGAGGCGGAGGCCAGTCTGTTTGCGCCTGGCGATAATCACTCGGAAAAGGGCTCTATGAAGGCCCCATCTCCAGAGCCTGATGTCGACGATGACAAGAACCTCGATGCGACACCGCGACCGACGAAGCCGGATCCATTGACTATGCCCACGCCAAAGGTCACGGGCGCATACGTGGAAACACCAGCGACAGTCAAGGTGGAGAAGATTGAAATAAAAGACAAACAAGAAAAGCCaaagagggaagagaggCCATTGCGACAAAGATCTGCATCGTTCCGTGATAAAAGGACGGATCGTGCTATGAGTGGTAGCGATAGGGACACTGCATCAGACCCGGGGACAGACGACAAACTGAGCACCAAGACCTCGTCGAGTGGGGTGAGGAGACGGCGCACTCGATCTCTTTCACGGCGCCGAGGAACACTGAAAAACTCGGCCAAGCTTCCAACAGTCAAAGACGATTTGAAAGAACTTCAACGTACACATCACATCGATGACTCGACGTTagatgatcttgaagaggttATTCTCGGTCGCAAAGCCCCATCTCAAGAAGTTGAGGCTCTCCTTGATAAACTACCTGAGAACTCCGATGACGATTTCGACTTCGACTTGGAACTTGACACCAAACTGAACACTCGAACCAACCAAATCGACCCCCAGAGCAACGACAACTCTGATCTGGATCGAATGACTCGCATGAACAATACTCTCAAGAACAGCCTCTTCGGGATTCATACTGCGGCAAGGGGCATTGAACGTCTTTCTGATCAAGTCAGTACCAAGAATAAAGCTGCCGAGAACAAGGCCACTGAAGAGAAGTCAACTGAGCTCAAGGCACCTAAAGAGGAGCCAACTGAGAAGAACCTCCTTGACATTGCTAAGTCCGAGCCGCTGCCTGAAAAGATGGCCACACTCCACGACAACCACGGCGCTAGCACCGCCTTCATCACGCATTCCGACGGCAACACGGTGTCTTACGTTTCACTACCTCTTCCAGAACTCTTCCGCCGCAAACCATCCTTCCGCTTCAcaggtcttggtctttttctcttcctccttggcctttggTATACTCTCGAGTCTTCTATGTGCCATGCCTTCTGTCGTCCTGTCAGTTGCAGCAACCCTCCCTGCGTCTGGTCCGTCGATGATCCTACCTTTGGAAAGGCCATTCCCGTGAAGCTGGATCAGTGGGTTACTGGCGGCCGCGGTCGCACCCTAGCTGGACAACTCATGGAAGAAGCGGTTGACTGGTATGCCGACATGAAGGACGTCTGGTACGATCGCGAAATCACCGACATTGACATCCACGGGCTCTCATTTGACAAGAAGCGTCAGCATCGCCGTCGTCTCCGCAAGAAGGGTCTCTTGAAGCGTCGCGTACCAACATCTGAGGAGCGAGCAAGGCTGGAAGCTTGGAAGAGATCCCAGGAGGAGGAACAACGACAGCAGGCAGCGAGAGAGATGGGCTATGAGATTCGagtcgacgatgatgagactGTCGGAGGAGATACCAGGGTTTGGTGA
- a CDS encoding hypothetical protein (EggNog:ENOG41): protein MTNISEVRTARRLGILETGSAAYHLFGLYRCVIISARYDAPSNTSLNEAILAAVANLINENPMLRVGIRGEGDMEAYFTHVPEMRLGDFVEFRTWGPEEDYEECLNDLHCELHDQYWQNIETRPPWRVVVGRPSGVTEGDGDPLFENISFAFHHSLMDGMGGRLFHEKLLAQLNSLPAIPAAPKVLSFLEPPVLPEPQEKVIDYSSTLSGRATLLWKRYRPWFLTPGPPKIWAGEPVDFDRHKARLVTVDIPSAVVSTGLKETRAHGTSMTGLLHALVLASLSRRIPTAPAFISSTPISMRPYISPTADPAIKDALFGAVTGMSHEHSSSAVAALQAAKGDEINDLIWSHARRVKDELKKKTSTIPVNDDMLVLATITDWKALLRKKDGQPRPRSWEVSNVGTLPAPTGEPGKRSIHRMLFTNGVMVASDPMSVSVASVKNGPLTMGITWNDGFVEDEIIEGLRDDLAMYLRRLHEMGVITDES from the exons ATGACAAATATCTCAGAGGTCCGTACTGCTCGCCGTCTAGGTATCTT AGAGACCGGCTCTGCAGCCTATCACCTATTCGGCTTGTATCGCTGTGTCATTATATCAGCGCGTTATGATGCACCGTCAAATACATCTCTAAATGAAGCCATTCTCGCTGCCGTAGCAAATCTCATCAATGAGAACCCTATGCTCCGAGTCGGCATCCGGGGCGAAGGCGACATGGAAGCCTATTTCACACACGTGCCTGAGATGAGACTGGGTGATTTCGTGGAATTTCGTACCTGGGGTCCTGAGGAAGACTATGAAGAGTGTCTGAACGACTTACATTGCGAACTGCATGACCAATACTGGCAGAACATTGAGACGAGGCCTCCGTGGCGGGTCGTTGTTGGCAGGCCGTCAGGCGTCACAGAAGGCGACGGAGACCCTCTCTTTGAGAACATTTCGTTTGCCTTTCACCACTCTCTTATGGACGGCATGGGCGGAAGGCTATTCCATGAGAAACTGCTCGCCCAACTGAACTCTCTGCCCGCGATTCCAGCGGCTCCCAAGGTTCTCTCCTTTCTCGAACCACCAGTACTCCCTGAACCACAAGAAAAGGTCATAGACTATTCGTCGACGCTATCAGGCCGAGCTACTCTTCTATGGAAACGATACCGACCCTGGTTCCTCACTCCTGGCCCGCCAAAAATATGGGCTGGTGAGCCTGTTGACTTTGATCGTCACAAGGCTCGCTTGGTTACCGTGGATATCCCGTCAGCAGTTGTATCGACTGGCCTCAAAGAGACGCGTGCCCACGGGACTTCTATGACTGGTCTTTTGCATGCCCTTGTCCTTGCATCACTATCGAGACGGATTCCCACCGCCCCAGCCTTCATTTCGTCGACACCCATAAGCATGCGTCCCTACATATCACCCACTGCTGACCCTGCTATCAAGGACGCACTGTTTGGTGCTGTGACCGGTATGTCACATGAgcactcttcttcagcagtgGCCGCCTTACAGGCTGCAAAGGGGGATGAGATTAACGACCTTATTTGGAGCCACGCAAGGAGAGTCAAAGACGAGCTCAAGAAAAAGACATCTACAATCCCTGTGAACGATGACATGCTGGTACTCGCGACCATCACCGATTGGAAAGCACTTCTACGGAAGAAGGATGGTCAACCGCGACCTCGATCGTGGGAAGTTAGCAACGTCGGCACTCTGCCAGCCCCGACTGGAGAGCCGGGTAAGAGGAGCATTCATCGCATGCTTTTTACAAATGGCGTCATGGTTGCAAGTGATCCGATGAGCGTCAGTGTAGCAAGTGTCAAGAACGGTCCCTTGACGATGGGAATTACTTGGAATGATGGTTTTGTGGAAGACGAGATCATTGAGGGGCTGAGAGACGATTTGGCGATGTATCTAAGGCGGCTGCATGAGATGGGGGTAATTACTGATGAGTCGTAG
- a CDS encoding hypothetical protein (EggNog:ENOG41), which yields MDYTTNLYGRQEQEDTGKQLLDLLQEPFSQQLQAASLYSALATSIPVTIGIAIVFSILRPYHQAIYAPKLKHADEKHVPPPIGKAPWSWITTLWRTKEEQLVPLIGMDATVFLRFVRMCRNMFLTLCVTGVGILLPINYTRWLEYKGDKTANWVLNITPLNVFAPAIWSQVIIAWCFNFIVMGFLWFNYSKVLQLRRKYFESEDYQKSLHSRTLMVFDIPKKGCSDEGIARIIDQIAPNSSFARTAVARNVKELPELIAQHDHAVRKLEKVLAKYLKDPKNVPAARPMCKPSKKDRSYGTYPRGQKVDAIEYYTQRIRDLEIQIKEVRATVDKRGSMPYGFASYADIAEAHGIAYACRKKKPVGATVRLAPRPNDIIWENMPLYSSTRGRRRWINNFWITLLTLIWIVPNLGIAIFLVNLQNLGKVWPAFRTELAAHPKVWGAVQGVLSPAIMSLTYLVLPMIFRRLSVKAGDQTKTGRERHVLAKLYFFFVFNNLLIFSIFSVIWSFVSNVVKDTTGSVKQDVWESIKKNDIASSMFIALCNTSPFWVTYLLQRQLGAAIDLAQLWPLVQAFFLKKFSSPTPRELIELTAPPPFEYASYYNYFLYYATVTMCFAGIQPLVLPATALYFLIDSWLKKYLLLYRFVTKTESGGMFWRVIFNRFIFATMLSNLVVMLTCWVRGNSGSHIEFYSLIPLPFILIIFKISCNRAFNNKITYYSIVDITKTPENGVDPKENRMRSERLANRFGHPALYRPLITPMVHSSAQNLLPAIYKGRLSDGRDVDSGDMMTVSGYSDMVSLDPMQKGRPGKSANNVPGFEFVSDSQMDFEYYKNRAEFAEDHGGGEIYGRPGEIARPGTPGSVDGSDFSRPGTPVGRTGSPFAGGAAQQQRLMSLASNTSGDTSYSAYRPGGAPNTGFTQQMTLGTEPPARGRSPLYSHNNGSSSGLGLISNAAAPAYSNLSTPGRMTPVQSPGPSVGAMGGGPQGYSGLAQNEEPSYDYFRGNNRARRNPGEGW from the exons ATGGATTATACAACCAACCTCTACGGTCGGCAGGAACAAGAGGATACTGGCAAGCAATTGctcgatcttcttcaagaaccctTCAGTCAACAG CTCCAAGCTGCCTCGCTATATTCGGCTTTAGCTACGTCGATCCCTGTCACAATCGGCATCGCCATCGTCTTTTCGATTCTTCGACCATACCACCAGGCCATTTATGCCCCCAAGTTGAAACATGCCGACGAGAAGCACGTACCGCCACCCATCGGAAAAGCCCCGTGGTCGTGGATCACGACATTATGGCGGACCAAAGAAGAGCAGCTTGTACCATTGATCGGTATGGACGCTACTGTCTTCCTGCGCTTCGTTCGCATGTGTCGTAATATGTTCCTTACCTTGTGTGTCACTGGTGTTGGTATCTTGCTCCCAATCAACTATACTAGGTGGTTAGAGTACAAGGGTGATAAAACAGCCAACTGGGTACTGAACATCACTCCCCTCAATGTATTTGCTCCGGCAATTTGGTCCCAGGTCATCATCGCCTGGTGCTTCAATTTCATCGTCATGGGTTTCCTTTGGTTTAACTACAGCAAGGTTCTCCAGCTCCGGCGCAAGTATTTTGAGAGCGAGGATTACCAGAAGAGTCTTCACTCTCGAACTCTAATG GTATTCGACATCCCCAAAAAGGGCTGCTCCGACGAGGGTATCGCAAGAATCATCGATCAGATCGCCCCCAACTCATCTTTTGCTCGAACCGCTGTTGCCCGAAATGTCAAGGAACTCCCGGAGCTTATCGCGCAGCACGACCACGCTGTTcgcaagcttgagaaggtctTGGCCAAGTACCTCAAGGACCCCAAGAACGTCCCAGCTGCTCGACCCATGTGCAAGCCCTCCAAGAAGGACCGATCTTACGGAACTTATCCCCGAGGCCAAAAGGTGGATGCTATAGAATACTACACCCAGCGAATTCGTGATCTCGAGATTCAGATCAAGGAAGTACGTGCCACGGTCGACAAGCGAGGCTCGATGCCTTACGGCTTCGCGAGTTACGCAGATATTGCAGAGGCCCACGGTATCGCCTACGCTTgtcggaagaagaagcctgtcGGTGCCACAGTCAGACTCGCACCTCGACCCAATGATATCATCTGGGAGAACATGCCTCTCTACAGCAGCACTCGAGGACGTAGACGGTGGATCAACAACTTCTGGATCACTCTTCTGACTCTTATCTGGATTGTTCCTAACCTTGGCATTGCCATCTTTCTCGTCAACTTGCAGAATCTGGGCAAGGTCTGGCCTGCTTTCAGAACCGAGCTCGCTGCCCATCCCAAGGTGTGGGGTGCTGTTCAGGGTGTTCTCTCTCCAGCAATCATGTCCCTGACATACCTCGTTCTCCCTATGATCTTCCGTCGACTCTctgtcaaggctggtgaCCAGACCAAGACTGGACGAGAAAGGCACGTTTTGGCCAAGctttacttcttcttcgtcttcaacaaccttcttatcttctccatcttcagtgTTATCTGGAGTTTCGTCTCCAACGTTGTCAAGGATACGACAGGAAGTGTCAAGCAGGATGTGTGGGagtccatcaagaagaacgacaTTGCCTCTTCCATGTTCATAGCTTTGTGTAACACCAGCCCGTTCTGGGTGACGTATCTGCTCCAGCGTCAACTTGGTGCGGCTATTGACCTTGCCCAACTGTGGCCGCTCGTGCAAGCGTTCTTCCTCAAGAAGTTCTCAAGCCCAACACCCCGAGAGCTTATTGAGCTCACTGCCCCGCCGCCTTTCGAGTACGCCAGTTACTACAACTACTTCCTTTACTACGCTACAGTCACCATGTGCTTTGCCGGTATCCAGCCTCTGGTCCTGCCAGCAACGGCTCTTTACTTCCTCATTGACTCGTGGCTGAAGAAGTACCTTCTCCTCTACCGCTTCGTCACCAAGACTGAATCCGGTGGAATGTTCTGGCGAGTCATCTTCAATCGTTTCATCTTCGCGACCATGCTTTCCAACCTGGTTGTCATGTTGACTTGCTGGGTTCGTGGCAATTCGGGGTCGCATATCGAATTTTACAGTCTGATACCGCTGCCATTTATCTtgatcatcttcaagatttCCTGCAACCGCGCCTTTAACAACAAGATCACCTACTATAGTATTGtggacatcaccaagacacCCGAGAACGGCGTGGACCCCAAGGAGAACCGTATGCGCAGTGAGCGATTGGCGAACCGTTTTGGCCACCCCGCACTTTACCGACCTCTGATTACTCCCATGGTTCATTCGAGCGCACAGAACCTTTTACCTGCTATCTACAAGGGTCGCCTGAGCGATGGCAGAGATGTCGATTCTGGCGATATGATGACAGTCAGTGGTTACTCGGATATGGTTTCTCTCGATCCTATGCAGAAAGGACGGCCAGGCAAGAGTGCCAACAACGTTCCCGGTTTTGAGTTCGTGTCAGACAGCCAGATGGACTTTGAGTATTACAAGAACCGAGCCGAGTTCGCAGAGGACCATGGTGGAGGCGAGATCTACGGCCGACCTGGAGAGATTGCTCGCCCTGGTACTCCTGGCTCAGTCGATGGTAGCGATTTCTCACGACCCGGCACACCTGTAGGCCGAACTGGTTCTCCCTTCGCAGGTGGGGCAGCTCAACAGCAACGTCTCATGTCTCTTGCCAGCAACACAAGCGGCGATACTAGCTATTCAGCATACCGACCAGGTGGCGCGCCCAACACTGGATTCACACAGCAAATGACTCTAGGCACAGAGCCCCCCGCCCGTGGCCGCAGTCCCTTGTACTCGCACAACAACGGAAGCTCATCAGGACTCGGATTAATCTCGAACGCCGCGGCTCCCGCATACAGCAATCTCAGCACACCAGGCCGCATGACGCCTGTGCAATCGCCTGGGCCTTCAGTCGGCGCTATGGGCGGCGGACCTCAAGGCTACAGCGGTCTTGCGCAGAACGAGGAGCCTTCATACGATTACTTCCGCGGCAATAACCGCGCGAGGAGAAACCCCGGCGAGGGATGGTAG